The Micromonospora sp. Llam0 genome includes a window with the following:
- a CDS encoding PadR family transcriptional regulator yields MGGATDPAANWIRAGLGLAIMAALTEGDRHGYALAQRLAEFGLGPIRGGALYPVLNRLESEAAVRSDWLPGEGGPGRKVYAITEAGRQRLADERTRWGEFTDAFDRLLTATSNDNGSGSGSGSSSSGSDGGSSSSGNGGGSDDQQHLTQDSDWGGRPT; encoded by the coding sequence ATGGGCGGCGCGACCGATCCGGCCGCGAACTGGATCCGGGCCGGACTCGGTCTGGCGATCATGGCCGCGCTCACCGAAGGCGACCGGCACGGGTATGCGCTGGCACAGCGGCTCGCCGAGTTCGGGCTCGGCCCGATCCGGGGCGGCGCGCTCTACCCGGTGCTGAACCGGCTGGAGTCCGAAGCGGCGGTGCGCTCCGACTGGCTGCCGGGCGAAGGCGGCCCGGGCCGGAAGGTCTACGCGATCACCGAGGCCGGTCGACAGCGGCTGGCGGACGAACGCACCCGATGGGGCGAGTTCACCGACGCGTTCGACCGGCTGCTCACAGCGACCAGCAACGACAACGGCAGCGGAAGCGGCAGCGGCAGCAGCAGCAGCGGCAGCGATGGCGGAAGCAGCAGCAGTGGCAATGGCGGTGGCAGTGACGACCAGCAACACCTGACGCAGGACAGCGACTGGGGAGGACGACCGACATGA
- a CDS encoding GNAT family N-acetyltransferase, protein MPQLHTSVMIRYATYTDTPQVAKTLVEAFLDTPESSWLIPDPVARRRVYQRFCPALIDYGLRQGSIYRTEDYSAVAVWRPCSLILPNPVEYEQLLDDTCGEYAYRFRLLDNALAERHPVGEHHYLAYLGVAPDRQGYGLGTALLNHRHAIFDTAGSAAYVVASSPGARDLYARLGYRLTATAPFHLPDGGPLLWPMWRQPQLARRYLN, encoded by the coding sequence ATGCCCCAGCTCCACACGTCGGTGATGATCCGGTACGCGACCTACACCGATACCCCGCAAGTGGCCAAGACACTGGTGGAGGCATTTCTGGACACCCCGGAGTCGTCCTGGCTGATCCCGGACCCGGTCGCCCGTCGCCGGGTCTACCAGCGGTTCTGCCCGGCGTTGATCGACTACGGGCTGCGCCAGGGCAGCATCTACCGGACCGAGGACTACAGCGCGGTGGCGGTGTGGCGCCCGTGCAGCCTGATCCTGCCGAACCCGGTCGAGTACGAGCAGCTGCTCGACGACACCTGCGGTGAGTACGCCTACCGGTTCCGGCTGCTGGACAACGCACTCGCCGAACGACACCCGGTGGGCGAGCACCACTACCTGGCGTACCTCGGGGTCGCTCCGGACCGGCAGGGCTACGGCCTCGGTACGGCGTTGCTGAACCACCGGCACGCCATCTTCGACACCGCCGGCAGCGCCGCCTACGTGGTGGCCAGCAGCCCCGGGGCCCGTGATCTGTACGCCCGGCTCGGCTACCGGCTCACCGCCACGGCCCCGTTCCATCTGCCCGACGGCGGTCCGCTGCTCTGGCCGATGTGGCGGCAGCCGCAGCTGGCCCGCCGGTACCTGAACTGA
- a CDS encoding aspartate-semialdehyde dehydrogenase, with protein MRIGIVGATGQVGGVMRQVLEQRAVPVDELRLFASARSAGRTLPWRGSGIVVEDAATADYRGLDIALFSAGKATSKELAPRVAAAGAVVVDNSSAWRMDPDVPLVVAEVNPQAAADRPKGIIANPNCTTMAAMPVLRPLHDEAGLVSLVVSTYQAVSGAGLAGVAELDEQVRKVAEGAAALTFDGGAVEFPAPRSFAAPIAFNVLPLAGSIVDDGSDETDEEQKLRNESRKILGIPELRVSGTCVRVPVFTGHSLQINARFARPIDPRRAAELLADAPGVAPSDVPTPLQAAGQDPTYVGRIRVDETVEHGLALFCANDNLRKGAALNAVQIAELLIATAA; from the coding sequence ATGAGGATCGGAATTGTCGGCGCGACCGGGCAGGTCGGTGGCGTCATGCGGCAGGTGCTGGAGCAGCGGGCGGTGCCCGTCGACGAGTTGCGGTTGTTCGCCTCGGCCCGCTCGGCCGGTCGGACCCTGCCGTGGCGCGGCAGCGGGATCGTCGTCGAGGACGCCGCCACCGCCGACTACCGCGGCTTGGACATCGCGCTCTTTTCCGCCGGCAAGGCCACGTCGAAGGAGTTGGCGCCCCGGGTCGCGGCGGCCGGCGCCGTGGTGGTCGACAACTCGTCGGCCTGGCGGATGGATCCCGACGTACCGCTGGTGGTCGCCGAGGTGAACCCGCAGGCCGCCGCCGACCGCCCGAAGGGCATCATCGCCAACCCGAACTGCACCACGATGGCGGCGATGCCGGTGCTGCGTCCGCTGCACGACGAGGCCGGCCTGGTCAGCCTGGTCGTCTCGACCTACCAGGCGGTCTCCGGTGCCGGCCTGGCCGGCGTCGCCGAGCTGGACGAGCAGGTCCGCAAGGTGGCCGAGGGCGCGGCGGCGCTGACCTTCGACGGCGGCGCGGTGGAGTTCCCGGCGCCCCGGTCATTCGCCGCGCCGATCGCGTTCAACGTGCTGCCGCTGGCCGGCTCGATCGTCGACGACGGCTCCGACGAGACCGACGAGGAGCAGAAGCTGCGCAACGAGAGTCGCAAGATTCTCGGCATCCCTGAGCTGCGGGTGAGTGGGACCTGCGTCCGGGTGCCGGTGTTCACCGGCCACTCGCTGCAGATCAACGCCCGGTTCGCCCGGCCGATCGACCCGCGGCGGGCGGCTGAGCTGCTGGCCGACGCGCCCGGCGTGGCACCGTCCGACGTGCCGACGCCGCTGCAGGCCGCCGGCCAGGACCCGACGTACGTCGGCCGGATCCGGGTCGACGAGACCGTCGAGCACGGCCTCGCGCTGTTCTGCGCCAACGACAACCTGCGCAAGGGCGCCGCCCTGAACGCGGTGCAGATCGCCGAGTTGCTGATCGCCACGGCGGCCTGA
- a CDS encoding PP2C family protein-serine/threonine phosphatase, translating to MWARRVSWRKPLSPDSRVPHPADRSLLHRTERWRGMPLALALIAVITVIDVLTQTNAVVLGFLSLAPLLAAAVEKTRRTALVTAVACVVALVAGLPSGMFGSLDHLLRSSVVFAVGIVSIYVARSRNLREARLRRMTEIAEVAQRAVLRAPPPQLRDVALVARYLSASEAANVGGDLFAVVDSPYGTRIIIGDACGKGLQAVQMSATVMGAFRQSAFVQQELSAVAADLDQAVYRDGMGTRQPAQFVTAALVQLTDDALTVINCGHPAPALRTADGTLEILEPGDRHPPLGLRRDAPEPLRVTRPWQVGDRLLLYTDGLVEARNGHGEFLASDRVTACLELPDRQEVLDRVVAELQRHAGGQISDDAAMLLTERVAAD from the coding sequence GTGTGGGCACGCCGGGTCAGCTGGCGTAAGCCTCTTTCGCCGGATTCGCGGGTGCCGCACCCGGCCGACCGGTCGTTGCTGCACCGCACCGAACGCTGGCGCGGGATGCCGCTGGCGTTGGCGCTGATCGCGGTCATCACCGTCATCGACGTGCTGACCCAGACCAACGCGGTCGTCCTCGGGTTCCTGTCGCTGGCCCCGCTGCTCGCCGCCGCCGTCGAGAAGACCCGACGGACCGCGCTGGTCACCGCGGTCGCCTGCGTCGTCGCGTTGGTCGCCGGGCTACCCAGCGGCATGTTCGGCAGCCTGGACCATCTGCTGCGCAGCAGTGTCGTCTTCGCGGTCGGCATCGTGTCGATCTACGTGGCCCGGTCCCGGAACCTGCGGGAGGCCCGACTGCGCCGGATGACCGAGATCGCCGAGGTCGCGCAGCGGGCGGTGCTGCGCGCACCGCCACCGCAGCTGCGCGATGTCGCCCTGGTCGCCCGGTACTTGTCCGCGTCCGAGGCGGCCAATGTCGGCGGTGACCTGTTCGCCGTCGTGGACAGCCCGTACGGGACCCGGATCATCATCGGGGACGCGTGCGGCAAAGGCCTGCAGGCGGTCCAGATGTCGGCCACCGTGATGGGTGCATTCCGGCAGTCCGCCTTCGTACAGCAGGAGCTGTCCGCCGTCGCCGCCGACCTGGACCAGGCGGTGTACCGGGACGGGATGGGTACTCGCCAACCGGCGCAGTTCGTCACCGCCGCCCTGGTGCAGCTCACCGACGACGCGCTGACCGTGATCAACTGTGGCCATCCGGCGCCGGCGCTGCGTACCGCCGACGGGACGCTGGAGATCCTGGAGCCCGGTGACCGGCACCCGCCGCTGGGGCTGCGCCGCGACGCGCCGGAACCACTCCGGGTGACCCGGCCGTGGCAGGTCGGAGACCGGCTGCTGCTCTACACCGACGGGTTGGTGGAGGCCCGCAACGGCCACGGTGAGTTCCTCGCCTCGGACCGGGTGACCGCGTGCCTGGAGCTGCCGGACCGGCAGGAGGTGCTGGACCGCGTCGTCGCCGAGCTGCAACGCCACGCCGGCGGCCAGATCAGCGACGACGCCGCAATGCTGCTCACCGAACGGGTCGCCGCCGACTGA
- a CDS encoding CBS domain-containing protein: MTTVGEFMTARPFTMDASDMLTAAARQMRDADIGDIIVTKGSDIQGIVTDRDITVRAVASEMDPSMTQLSQIITEDVVVVSPYDDAVAAAELMRTYSVRRLPVVDDGRLVGVVSMGDLAVEWEPDSVLADISTDDPNN, from the coding sequence ATGACGACCGTCGGAGAGTTCATGACGGCCCGGCCGTTCACCATGGACGCGAGTGACATGTTGACGGCGGCGGCGCGACAGATGCGGGACGCCGACATCGGCGACATCATCGTCACCAAGGGTAGCGACATCCAGGGGATCGTGACCGACCGGGACATTACGGTCCGGGCGGTGGCATCCGAGATGGATCCGTCGATGACCCAGCTCAGCCAGATCATCACCGAGGACGTGGTGGTCGTGTCGCCGTACGACGACGCGGTCGCGGCCGCCGAGCTGATGCGGACCTACTCGGTACGGCGACTGCCGGTGGTCGACGACGGCCGCCTGGTCGGCGTGGTCTCCATGGGTGACCTCGCCGTCGAGTGGGAACCGGACTCGGTGCTGGCCGACATCAGCACCGACGACCCGAACAACTGA